GCCGGGATGGCAGCGAATTTCACCGGACACCGGCATCCTGACCCGCGTGGCGCTACCTGGCCTTCGAAGGTACTCCGGTGGCCGGCCAAACCAGGCCTCATACCCATATGAACGTTATCGGAATTTGGTGACAGATGAAGCTGCTCGCGCTCCCGGCGGGATTCCTGCTGATACTTCTGACCCACGCAGCGCCAGCGCTGGCCGCTTGCGACACCCCCCCTGCCCGGGATGTTATCTGGATAAACTGCGACAAGAAAGGCGCCGATCTCAGCGATGCCGATCTTCGCGGCGCAATCCTCACCCGCACCAACCTGGAGGGTGCAAACCTGAGCCGGGCGCGCTTGTCCGGCGCCGATTTCAACTTCGCCAATCTGCGTGCGGCGCGCCTGGCAGACGCCCGGCTCGACAAGGCGCGCTTCGTCAGTGCCGACCTGACCGGCGCGGATCTCTCCGGCGCCATACTGGACGGCAGCTCCTTCGACCGGGCGGTCCTGACAGGCGCCACCCTCGACCGCAGCCGGCTGCGCGCGGCCACCTTCTATCAGGCCGATCTGAGCGACGCCACGCTGCGCGGCGCCGAACTGCAGAAGGCCAACCTCAGCCAGGCCGACCTCAGCGGCGCGGATCTCACCGCCGCGGACCTCACCGGCGCCTCCCTGGAACAGGCGTCCATGGAGGATGCGCGGCTGGTGAAGGCCGTGCTGCGAGGCGCGAACCTGGAGAAGGCGGACCTGTTGGGCGCCGACCTCAGCGAGGCCGATCTCAGCGGCGCCAACCTCGTCAACGTGGAGCTGTCCAGGGCGCGGATCGAGGGCGCGGTGCTGGACGACGCCCAATGGATCAACCGGCGCCGCTGCCGTCCCGGCTCGATCGGCGAGTGCCGCTGAGCGCGCTCAGGCTAGCACGGGCGGCAACTGCGCGGTCAGACTCTGTTTCTCGGCAACCGCCGCGCCGGTGAGGGCGAAGCCGAGCAGTGCGCCGTCCGGCGCGATGAACCGCGCCCGCACCCCGCCCTCGACGGCCTCCTCCCGCCATTCCCCCGCCGCATCCGCCGGGGCGGGCGACACCACAACCGGACAGGACGGCGTCTTGACCAGCACCGGCATCGCCGGATAGCTGACCGGCGTCGGTTCGCCGCACAGCGTACGCGCGAGCGCGCGGGCGCCGTGCATGATCGGCATCACGAACGGCAACACCCGTCCTTCGACCTCCGCGCAATCGCCGAGGGCATATACGTCCGCGGCGCTCGTCCGCAGGCAGCGGTCGACCACGATGCCGCGCCGGACCGCGAGACCGGCCGCGCTTGCCAGCACGGTATCCGGCCGCAAACCGATCGACGAGAGGACGAGGTCCGCCTCGAGTATCGAATCGTCGGCCAGCGCGATCGCCCATGCGCCGCCCTGACGGGTGATGGAACGCACCGTCGTGCCCAGCCGCCAGGCTACGCCGGCGTCCTCGAGCGCGGCCCGGAACGCGGCGCCCGCGCGCGGCGGCAGCAGCCGTCCGAGCGGGGTCGAGTCCGGGCCGACGACCGTCACCCGCTTGCCCGCGCTGCGCAGATCGTCGGCGAACTCGCAGCCGATCAGACCGGGACCGATCACGGCGACGCGTTCCGCGCGCGCGACAGCGGCCCGATAGCGTGCGTAGTCGTCCAGTGAGTTCACCATGAACACGGTATCTGATGCATCACCTTCGGCGGACAGCACGATCTGGCGCGCCCCGACCGCAAGTACCAGGCGGGAGTACGGGATGCGCGCACCATCCACCTCGATCGAACGACCGGCAGCATCGATGGCGGCAACCTCCGTGCCGGTGCGAATCACCGCATTGAGCTGTTCCGCCATGCGCGCGGCATCCGCGCTGGCGAGCCGGCCAGGGGACATGTCATGCGCGAGCGCATTGGAAAGCATCGGCTTGGAATAAAATTCACCGCCGTCCCGCGTGAACATCATCACCGGGGTCGTCGTGTCGAGCTTCCTGAATTCCCGTGCGAGCGTGTAGCCGGCGAGGCCGGTCCCGACGATGATGACAGGATTCATGGCCGGTAGCGCGCCGGGATCCGTGGCCGGTTCACGCCGGAATTCGCCATCTGCTGTAACCGTGCTGCCTTCATGCCCGAGCGTTAGATGTTATACTTGGCCGTCATCCGCGCGTCACGGCCTTTCCGAAGCCGCCAGTATATCCGGTTTCCCGACGCATTAACCCGGACAATCGCGCCCGGCGGAGCAGCGAGGTCCGGACCCTGGTCCGCGCGGCTGCCGCCACTCAACATCCGCAAGCTGAAAACAGGCAACATGAGTCATTGGATTCAAGGACACGTGGTCGGAAAACGCCACTGGACGGACGAGCTGTATTCTCTCCGCATCGATGCCCCTGTCGAACCATTCCGCGCCGGCCAGTTCACCCGTCTCGCACTCGACATCGACGGCGAGCGGGTCGGGCGACCCTATTCCTACGTCAATGCCCCGGACGAACGCCCGCTCGAGTTCTATTTCATCACCATCCCGCACGGACCGCTCACCGACCGCCTGCGCCAGCTGCGCATCGGCGACCCGATCTGGGTGAGCGCGCGTGCGGGGGGATTCTTCACGCTGGCCTCCGTTCCCGATGCGCGTCACCTGTGGCTGTTCGCCAGCGGGACGGCACTCGGCGTGTTCCTGTCACAGCTCAAGACGGAGGAGCCCTGGCGGCGTTTTGCCAGAGTCGTACTCGTGCATGGCGTGCGCACCGCCGACGAGCTCACCTACCGGGACGATATCGCGCGTTTCGCCGAGAACCGCGGCGAGCAATTCGTCTACATCCCGTTTGTCAGCCGCGAGGAAACCGACTTCGCCCTGCGCGGCCGCATTCCCGAAGCCATCCGCGATGGCCGGCTCGAGCAGCGCGCGGGAATCCGCCTTGACGCAGCGACCTGCCAGGTCATGATCTGCGGCAATCCCGATATGGTGCGCGACACCACCGCGGTGCTCGAGGATCGCGGCTTCAGGAAGAATCGCCGCACCGAGCCCGGGCAGGTCACCACCGAGAACTACTGGTAGACTGTCACGCATGAACATCACGCAGGAAGGCGGTTACATCGGCATCGATCACGATGACTTCGGCGGGATGAGTCCCGCCGGCACCATCATCCGGGACGCCCGCGTTTTTGGTCTTCTGCCCGACCATGAGACCTGCGCCGGCTGGTCGCCCGCGCAGATGCAGCAGCTCTATGACCGGGTGTATGTCGCCTGGGAACCCTACGGCCACCTCGTCAGCCAGCTGCCGCCGGAACTGGCGGCACGCCACGAGCATATACATGGCGCGGCCATCGCGCATGCGCGGGCGCACGGCTGGACCCCGCTGATGGAAGACGATTGACCCGCGGGCACGGTGGTTGCGCTACAATTGCCCGGGTGTCCACGGATCACCCTGCATGACATCGATCACACCACCCCGTGACGACGCAGGCCGCCTGCGGCCTGCCGACGCAACCCGGGTCGACAAGACCCGTCGCAGCGCGCCGAAGCCGGCCCCGCGCGCCGTCCGCGGACGCGCGGACGAGGTGGCGCGGGACCGGGACACTCCGCCGCTGCAACGCACGCGCGGCCCGGAGCGCCGGGTGCAGGAACGCCGGCGGCGCCGCGAGGGCGTCCTGCTCGACACGCGCAGCGCAATCGGTAACCGGCGCCGCGGCGCGCGGCGCGGAGAGGATCTCAGTTCACCCCGGCGCCGCGCAGACGACACGGACGACCCGCCCGGCGGCGCGGTGCTGGGCGATGATGTCCGCGCCTGAGGCCTCAGGACAGATCACGCGGCGGCATCCGTGCCGGCCACCGCGCTGACCCGAAAACAATCCGCGCCAGATCCGCGAGGGCAAACCTGGAATACGCCATGAATGCAACGACCCTGCTTACACCCCGCACCCTCAACCTGCTCGGCTTCGCTGCCTGCGCGGGCCTGATGGCTGCGGCGCTCGTGCTGCAGTACGTCGCAGGGCTGGAACCCTGCCCCCTGTGCATACTGCAGCGGGTGGCCGTCATGCTCCTCGGCGCGGTGCTTCTGCTCGCCGCACTGCACAACCCGGGCGCCGTCGGGCGCCGCATCTATGCCGCCTTCTCGCTGGTGATCTCGGTCGCCGGCGCCGCCGTCGCGGGACGCCACGTCTGGCTGCAGCACCTGCCCCCGGATGAGGTGCCACCGTGCGGCCCTGCGATGGACTACATCCTGGATACCTTCCCTCTCTCCAAGGCCCTCGGCATCATCCTGCGCGGTTCCGGAGACTGCGCCGCACTCGACTGGACCTGGCTCGGACTGAGCATACCGGGCTGGACTCTGGTGGCGTTCGTCGGATTCAGCGCGCTTGCGCTTGTGCTGCTGGCATACCGCTTCCCCGCGCCCGGCGGACTGCGCTTCAGCACGCGGATGCGCTGAAGCGGCGGCGGATCATTTCTCGACCTTGCCCGCGCGATTCTGCGCGTAGGCGTTCTTGACAAAGGTGTAGGGATCGAGCGACTCGCGCTTGATGACCTCGTAGGTGTCCTTGTCAAGCGACAGGTAGTTCACTGCATCCAGCGCCTTCAGCGCCACGACCTCCGCGGTCTCATCGGGCACGATCACTACCGGATCGAAGTAATTGCCGTCGACGAAACGTCCGATGCCGTCGCGCGCGCTGCTCGGCCCGAGCGCGGGGAGCACCAGATAGATCCCCGGCCCGACCCCGTAGCGCCCGAGGGTCTGCCCGAAATCCTCCTCCTTTTCGCGCAGGCCGAGATATCGCCCCGCCGGGTCGAACAGGCCGCCGAGGCCTGCCGTGGTGTTCACGCCGAAGCGCAGCAGTTCGTCCCCGGCGTCGAGCAGCTTGAACTGAAACAGCGCGTTGACCATGCGGATGGGCGCGCCAAGGTTGGAGAAGAAATTCGACACCGACACACGCACCCCCTGCGGCAGCACGCGGTAGACGCGCGCCGTCGGCTTGAGCACGTAAAAATACAACTTGTCGTTGAAGGCGAAGATCGCGCGGTTCATCGGCTCCAGCGGGTCCGCGATGAGCTCGCCCTCGTCTTCATATTCATCCTCATAGAGGGACGCCTCGTCCTGTGACGCGGTCTCGTCTCCCGCCGGCTCCGCGGCAAGAACCTGTTTGTGGAGCAGGACGGCGCCCAGGCACAGCACCGCGGCGAGCAGCCGCAAATGCGCCGCCGGAAAATTCCCCGCGTTGTCGGTCGCCCGCCCGTGCATGCCCATACGAAACTCAGAATGATCCCGCGTCGCCGTGCAGCGGCATCCCGCCCCCGGCGCGGTTCTGCGCAGTGTGACACCGCGTCCGCCGGAATGGTAGACCCGCGAACTTCGTCCGCCGCTCATGCGCGCGACATCTCTCGTGACAAACGGATCCGGATCCATTACCTTAGGCGTCTTCAACTGATGGGCGCGTTTGAAAAGGAGGTTCATTCACCATGACTACTCGCAGATCCCTTGCTGTCTTCCTGCCTGGCGTAATCCTGCTCGGGCTCGGCGGCTGCGCAACCAATTCGACGGAGCTGCAGCGCCTGTCCGACGCAGTCGCGACAGCACAGCGCAGCGCGGACGAGTCCATGGGCGTCGCCCAGGAAGCGCTCGACACCGCCAAGAAGGCCCGCAGCGAGGCCGCCAGCACCAGCGCCACGGCGCACAACGCGCTCGACACCGCCTCGCAGGCCATGACCGTCGCCAACAAGGCGCAGGAAGAGGCCACCGCCGCCCAGGACGCAGCCGCGCGCGCCGAGGTCAAGGCCGAGCGGATGTTCAACAAGGCGGTCAGCAAATAACCCGGCGCCGCCGACTACCGTCCGGACCGATCAGGGCTGGCATTCGGCCAGCGCACCCGGGCGATCCGCCGCCACGACGCTGCCGGTGTAGCCGGTGGTCTGCCTGATTTCCTCCATTGCCGCCAGCGCCCCGTCCCGTCCGGGATAAGGGCCGACCAGCACGTGGCAATAACCGTCGCCGAGGTTGGCGGACACGGTCACCGCGGCGCCCTGCGCCCGTAATTCCTCCGCCAGCCGTGCGGCATTACCGCGCTCCGCAAAGGCCCCCAGCTGCAGCATCCATCCCTGCGGCAGGGTGGCGTCCACCGCCGCCAGTTCCGCCACCGGCTCGGGCATCCCCGATTCGCGTTTCACGATGCCGGCGGCGAGTTCGTGCAATTTCTCGTGATCGGCCGCGCGGCTGACCGCCGCCGCGGCTGACACCAGCGGAGTGAAATAGTCGGCCGGAGGATGGTCCGCATCGGCGACCGGCGCATGCGCCTCCAGTACGAGCGTGCTGCCGTCACGTCCGAGCTTGTACGGCTGGTCGATGATCCATACCGGCGTGGGGACGGTCACGTGCCGGAACAGAGTTTCGATGTCTTCCGGGTACAGGCGTATACAGCCGTGACTGGCGCGCCGGCCGATGCCGTAGGGCTTGTTGGTACCATGGATCAGGTAGCTGGTCAGTCCGAGCCGCAGGGCATGGGCGCCGAGCGGATTGTCCGGACCGGGCGGCACGATTCCGGGCAGGGGGTCCCCCATGCGCTCATGCTCCGCGCGGATCGACGCCGGCACGGTCCAGGACGGATCCTTGATCTTGCCGATCACCTCGGTGACGCCGAGCGGCGTGCCCCAGCCTTCCTGTCCGATCCCGATGGGGAAGGTCATCACCACGGCTCCGCTCCCGGCCGGGGCCGGATAGTAATACAGACGCATCTCGGCGAGATTGACGATGATGCCCCGGCGCGGGGCGGCGGGCAGTACGAATCGCGCGGGCAATATCACCGCACCGCCCGGCGGCGGCAGCCATGGATCCAGCCCCGGGTTGGCGGCGGCGATCTCGTTATAGCCGAGGTCATGGGCGCGGGCGATATCGAGCAGGGTCTCGCCCTCGGCAACGATGGCGGTGCCGATCTCGCCCACCACATCCACGCCGGGCGCAGGCAGGGCGAAGGTTGCACCTTCGGCCGCGCCGCACATGGCCAGCCCGGCGAATAACGCCGCGCCATCCCGGTGGAAACGACGCGCCCGCGTCCGGCGGCCTCCCGCCGCGCGCCGCATCAGACGCACAGGCGACCTATGGCTGCGTATCCGTCGCGGCCTGCTCGACCGGAAGCCCCGCGGCGATCCAGCCCGGCATGTCGCCGGCAAGATGGCGCAGCGGGCCGAATCCCGCCTGGGCCAGCACCTCCGCAGCGAGCCCGGCGCGCCGACCCGATTTGCAATACAGCACGATCGTCCTGTCCCGATAAGGAGCGAGCTCCGCCAGCCGCCCGGCAGCCTGGTCATGCGGCAGGTTCAGCGCCCCCGGAACATGACCGGCGGCATACTCCTCCGTCGTGCGCACATCGAGCACCAGCGGCGGCGCGGCGGCGCCGAGTTGCGCCTGCAGTTCATCCCGGCTGATATCGTCCACTTGCGCGGCCGCGGCCGCGCCGACAAGACCCCACAGGGCCAAGATCAGAATGCCGGCCTGGGCGGCCGGGCTCATGTTCGCGCGCATGCTTCACCTCCTGTCATCAGGCTCCAACTATATCACGCGCCCAGGTGCGGCCGGGCCCCTCACAGCCGTCAATATTCCATCGCTGCGGTCGCTATAGAACATGGCGGTGATTGAAGTATTCTGCACGCCGCACCCCTGTTATCCACTTACCCCGGCCGGCAACGATGGCGAAACGATTGCGCATAGCTCTGCTGAGCTTCATCCTGCTGCTGGTCGCGCTCAACGCGTGGTTCACGCGCCAGGACATCACCGGCTGGGAGCAGCCGCTGCGGGTCGTGATCTATCCGATCAACGCGGACGGTAGCCCGGCCGCGGAGCACTACATCGGAGAACTGCGGGCGGACTCTTTCCGCGCCATCGAGGACTTCTTCCGCCGCGAATCACGCCGTTTCGGCGTCGACCTATCCGCGCCAGTGGAGATCGACATGGCGCCGGCGCCGGCGTCGGCCCCGCCGCCCGATCTGCCGCGCGAACGGAATGTGCTGCAGGTGATGCTGTGGAGCCTGCGTCTGCGCTACTGGGCCTGGACGGCGGACGAATACCCGGGCCCGACGCCGCAGGTGCGCCTGTTCGTGCAGTATTATGATCCGCAGCGCTTTCCGCGCCTGGAGCATTCCGTCGGGCTTTCCAAGGGGGCATTGGCCCTGATCAAGGCCTTCGCGAGCCGGACCATGGGCGCGCAGAATAACGTCATCATCGCCCATGAACTGCTGCATACCCTGGGCGCCACCGACAAGTACGATCCGCGCACCAATCTGCCGCTCTATCCGGACGGCTACGCGGAGCCGGATCTCGCACCGCGCCATCCGCAGTCGCGGGCGGAAATCATGGCGGGACGCACACCGCTTTCCCCGACCCGGGCGGAAACGCCCATCGGCCTGCACGCCGCAGTGGTCGGCGCCGTCACGGCGCGGGAGATCGGCTGGCTCGACTAGCGCACGAGCGCGATCAGCAGCAGCACGAAGATCACGACGGCGCCGACCGGCAGCACCACGCCGCGCCAGTCGCGCCGGTCCGCACGCCGGCCCTTTTCCAGGGCCGCCTTGACCCCGGGCAGGGTCCACCACAGCACCAGCACGACCACCAGGGCCAGCACCGCCTGCTGCCACCACGTCATCGACGGCATCATGATCCGCTCCGCAAGGTGTTCCGCGTCGACCCAGTCTAGCATGCTGCGGCGGGCGGACCCGGCGCGGCGCCGCTCAACAATTCGCCGCTGTGAACGCTAACTAAGGAAATTCCATTTCCCGTCATCCGACCACCGTGGGGCCGGCCGTGAACACAAAAACAGAAGTCGAAAAAGAGGCGGCGCGAGACACTGCGCTCCGCTGGATCAAGGACGTCTCCAGCCTGGTCTCTCCGCCGGACATCTGCATCCGGGTGTTCGAACTGGTGGAATCGAACACGGCCACCGCACAGGGACTGGGGGAGATCATCAGTTGCGACCCCAGCCTGACCGCCCGCCTGCTCCGGCTCGTGAACAGCTCCTTCTATCAGTTTTCGCGCCGCATCGACACCGTCTCGCGCGCCATCACTGTGGTCGGCATCAGCGAACTCTACAACATGGTGATCGCGGTATCGGCGGTCAAGTCGTTCTCGCGCATCCCGAGCTTCGTCGTCAATATCGACACCTTCTGGCGCCACAGCGTCTCCTGCGCGATCATCGCACGCATGCTGGCGAAGCGCTGCGGGGTGCTTCACCCGGAGCGTCTGTTCGTCGCCGGCCTGTTGCACGACGTCGGCAGCCTGCTCATCTACAACCGGGTTCCGGAAACGGCGCGGGATCTGATCCTGGCCGCGCGCGGCAACGAGGGCATCCTGCATCGGACCGAACAGAAGGCGCTCGGGTTCAGCCACGCGGAACTCGGCGGGATGATGCTCGATCAGTGGCACCTCCCGGACGCGCTGCAGCAGGCTGTGCGCCACCATCACGATCCGGCGGCGGCGACCGCGCATGGACGCATGGAGGCAGCGATCCTGCACATCGCCGACGCCCTTGCCAATCACGGCGAGCAGGGCGCCTTCAGCGCCGAAGCGTCGGCGGATGTCTTCATCGAGGACGACGCCTGGCAGACCACGGGCCTCGCCCCGACCCCCGCCCTGCTGAACATGCTCGTCGAGGAAACCCGGGAACAATACCGCGACGCCGTCAACGTCCTGGGCGTCTGAGGCCGCGCCGCGCGCGGCCGCGCGACTGCAGATTCAAGTTCCACCGCTTGTCTTTGGCATTTCTCCCCCAATATCAATAACTCAGACCCTGCTGATGCGCATTGGCGGCGGCGGGCCTGAACACGTAGAATGCCCTTGATTAGCAGCCGAGAACGGAAACGAGCACATGAAGACCGCAATCCCAGCGACCAGCCGGACCACCCCGGACGCGAGCGCCACCGGCCAGGCCCATGACGCCTTCGCCTGGATCCGCAGCGAACGCATCGAATCGCTCAACCTGACGGTGGAGGAGTACGAACACCGGCGCACCGGCGCGCGCCATTATCACCTCAGCGCGGAAAATCCCGAGAACGTCTTCCTGGTCGCCTTCCGCACCGTGCCGATGGACTCCACCGGCGTCGCCCACATCCTCGAACACACCGCTCTGTGCGGCAGCGAGCGCTATCCGGTGCGCGACCCCTTCTTCATGATGATCCGGCGTTCGCTCAATACCTTCATGAACGCCTTCACCAGCAGCGACTGGACGGCCTACCCCTTCGCCAGCCAAAACCGGAAGGATTTCTACAATCTGCTCGACGTCTACCTGGATGCCGCATTTTTCGCCCGGCTGGACGAGCTGGATTTCGCGCAGGAGGGGCACCGCATCGAGTTCGAGGACGCTGCCGATCCGCGCAGCCGCCTGGTATACAAGGGCGTGGTCTACAACGAAATGAAGGGGGCGATGAGTTCCCCGGTCAGCGCCCTGTGGCAAAGCCTGAGCCAGCGCCTGTACCCGACCACCACCTACCATTACAACAGCGGCGGCGACCCGGAACACATCCCCGACCTCAGCTATGAGCAGTTGAAGGAGTTCTACCGCACGCATTACCACCCGTCGAACGCCGTCTTCATGACCTACGGCAACATCCCCGCGCACGAGCATCAGGCACGCTTCGAGGAGCGCGCCCTGGCCCGCTTCGGGCGGCTCGACGAGGCCATCACCGTGGCGGACGAGGCCCGCCGTGACCATCCGCACGGCGTAGAGGACAGTTACGCGCTGGAGGAAGGCGACACCGGCGGCAACAAGACCCACATCGTGCTCGGCTGGCTGCTCGGCCGCAGCACCGAACTGGAAGATCTGCTCAAGGCCCACCTGCTCTCCAACATCCTGCTCGACAATGGCGCCTCGCCGCTGCGCCATGCGCTGGAGACCACGAAGCTGGGCAGCGCCCCCTCGCCCCTGTGCGGGCTGGAGGACTCCAACCGCGAGATGGCCTTCGTGTGCGGCGTCGAAGGCAGCCGGCCGGAACATTCCGAGGCGGTCGAGGGCATGATCCTCGACGTGTTGCGCGACATCGCCGAACACGGGGTACCGCAGGAGATGGTCGAGGCCGCACTGCATCAGCTCGAGCTGCACCAGCGCGAGATCGGCGGCGACTCCTATCCTTACGGCCTGCAACTGATCCTGAGCGCGCTGCCGACCGCCGTCCACCGTGGCGACCCGATCGCAGTGCTCAATCTCGAGCCGGTGCTGGAACGCCTGCGCACGGAGATCCGGGATCCCGGCTTCATCAAACGGCAGGTGCGGTCACTGTTGCTCGACAATCCGCACCGCGTGCGTCTCACCCTGAAACCCGATCCGGAACTGAGCCGTCGCCGCGGCGCGGCCGAGGCGGAACGACTGGAGGCGATACGCGCCGCGCTGTCGGCGGAGGAGAAGGAGCGGATCGCGGCGCGTGCCGCCGAGCTGTTGCAGAGACAGGCACGCCACGACGATCCGGAGATCCTTCCCAAGGTGGGCCTGGACGACATCCCCGCCGACCTCTACATCCCGGAGGGCGCGCGTGAGCCGCTCGGCCCGTGGGAGGCGACCTTCTACCCGCAGGGCACCAACGGACTGGTATATCAGCAGATCGTGATCGAGCTGCCGCAGCTGGACGATGAACTGCTCGCCTGCCTGCCGTACTACACGCGCGCCCTCTCCGAACTCGGCAGCGGCGGGCGCGATTACCTCGCCACGCAGCTGCGCCAGTCGCAGGTGTGCGGCGACATCAGCGCCTATACCAGCCTGCGCGGCCGCATCGACGACGTGCAGGACATCCGCGCCCATTTCATCCTCTCCGGCAAGGCACTCGCCAGCAGGCACGCGTCATTCAGCGAGCTCATGCGGGAGACGCTGGAGGACGTCCGCTTCGACGAACTCGACCGCCTGCGCGAGCTCATCGCCCAGGAGCGTGCTCGCATGGAGCAGAGCGTCACCGGCCGCGGCCACTCGCTCGCCATGAGCGCCGCCGCGAGCGGGATGAGCGCGGGCGCCGCCATCAACCACCGGCTGCGCGGGCTGGCCGGCATCCGCGCGCTGAAGCAGCTCGACGATTCGCTCGGAGCGCAAGACCGTCTCGCGCACTTCGCGGGGCGGCTGGCGCGCATCCATGAACTCGTCCTGCGCGCACCGCGCCAGTTCGTGCTGATCGGCGAACGCGAGCGCCACGAAGAGTTGCGGCGCGACCTGGAGGCCGCGTGGAACGGAGCGTCCGCGCCCGGCAACGACGGCTACATGCCGTTCACCCGCGCGCCGGTGCGCCATCCGGTGCGGCAACTGTGGACTACCAGCACGGAGGTGAATTTCTGCGCCAAGGTATATCCGACTGTGCCGATCGATCATCCGGACGCCGCGGCGCTCGAGGTACTGGGCGGATTCCTGCGCAATGGCTTCCTGCACCGCGCGGTGCGCGAACAGGGTGGGGCCTACGGCGGTGGTGCCGGCCACGACCCCGACATTGCCGCCTTTCGCTTCTATTCCTACCGCGACCCGCGCCTCGAGGAAACACTGCGGGACTTTGACCGTGCGATCGACTGGCTGCTTGATACCCGCCACGAGGCGCGCCAGCTGGAAGAGGCGATCCTCGGCGTGATCGGCGCGATCGACAAGCCGGGCTCACCGGCGGGCGAGGCAAAATCAGCCTTCCACAACAACCTCTACGGCCGCACGCCGGCGCAGCGCCAGCGCTACCGCATGCGCGTGACGGGGGTCACGCTCGGCGATCTGCGCCGGGTGGGCGAAACCTACCTGAAGCCGCCGCAGGCCAGCCAGGCCGTCATCACCAGCGCCTCCGCCGCGCAGCAGCTCGGCGATCACGGCATGGAAGTACTGCCGCTGTAACCGGCCGGCCACCGCGACTCCGGAGGACCTGTGAACAGACGATCGTTTCCGCTGTTTTGCACCCTTGCCTGCGCCGCATGGACGACGGCGCATGGCGACATCGTTATCGAGGGCGCTGACGCCGCCGGCCGGGACAGCCGCGTGACGATCGGGGCCGGCATGGCCAGGATCGACGGGGCGGATGCGGGCCTGCACATGCTGCTCGACCTGGAGAGCGGGCGCGTGCTCGCGGTCAACACGCGCGAGCATTTCGCCATGGATCTCGCCTCGCCCCGGCAGCGACGCTCCGAACACGCGGAGATGGCGGCGACCGGCATCGCACCGCCGCGCGTGCGCCTGGAGGACGCCGGCGCCGGCCCGGATATCGCCGGCTATCCGACGGTGCGCTACCGGGTTCTGATCGACGACGCGTACTGCCGCGACGAATTCCTCGCCGCCGCACCGCTCGCCGAACCCGGCATTCGCCGCTTCATCGAAATCATGGCCACCGCCTCCGAGGACCAGGACCATCGTGTCCTCACCCTTCTTACCGAACCGGAACGCCTGTGCGATGTCGCCGATGACCTGATCGACGACCACTATACACAGCTCGGCATCCCGCTGCG
Above is a genomic segment from Gammaproteobacteria bacterium containing:
- a CDS encoding pentapeptide repeat-containing protein codes for the protein MKLLALPAGFLLILLTHAAPALAACDTPPARDVIWINCDKKGADLSDADLRGAILTRTNLEGANLSRARLSGADFNFANLRAARLADARLDKARFVSADLTGADLSGAILDGSSFDRAVLTGATLDRSRLRAATFYQADLSDATLRGAELQKANLSQADLSGADLTAADLTGASLEQASMEDARLVKAVLRGANLEKADLLGADLSEADLSGANLVNVELSRARIEGAVLDDAQWINRRRCRPGSIGECR
- a CDS encoding HDOD domain-containing protein, producing MNTKTEVEKEAARDTALRWIKDVSSLVSPPDICIRVFELVESNTATAQGLGEIISCDPSLTARLLRLVNSSFYQFSRRIDTVSRAITVVGISELYNMVIAVSAVKSFSRIPSFVVNIDTFWRHSVSCAIIARMLAKRCGVLHPERLFVAGLLHDVGSLLIYNRVPETARDLILAARGNEGILHRTEQKALGFSHAELGGMMLDQWHLPDALQQAVRHHHDPAAATAHGRMEAAILHIADALANHGEQGAFSAEASADVFIEDDAWQTTGLAPTPALLNMLVEETREQYRDAVNVLGV
- a CDS encoding rhodanese-like domain-containing protein → MRANMSPAAQAGILILALWGLVGAAAAAQVDDISRDELQAQLGAAAPPLVLDVRTTEEYAAGHVPGALNLPHDQAAGRLAELAPYRDRTIVLYCKSGRRAGLAAEVLAQAGFGPLRHLAGDMPGWIAAGLPVEQAATDTQP
- a CDS encoding disulfide bond formation protein B, with translation MNATTLLTPRTLNLLGFAACAGLMAAALVLQYVAGLEPCPLCILQRVAVMLLGAVLLLAALHNPGAVGRRIYAAFSLVISVAGAAVAGRHVWLQHLPPDEVPPCGPAMDYILDTFPLSKALGIILRGSGDCAALDWTWLGLSIPGWTLVAFVGFSALALVLLAYRFPAPGGLRFSTRMR
- a CDS encoding ferredoxin--NADP reductase, which codes for MSHWIQGHVVGKRHWTDELYSLRIDAPVEPFRAGQFTRLALDIDGERVGRPYSYVNAPDERPLEFYFITIPHGPLTDRLRQLRIGDPIWVSARAGGFFTLASVPDARHLWLFASGTALGVFLSQLKTEEPWRRFARVVLVHGVRTADELTYRDDIARFAENRGEQFVYIPFVSREETDFALRGRIPEAIRDGRLEQRAGIRLDAATCQVMICGNPDMVRDTTAVLEDRGFRKNRRTEPGQVTTENYW
- a CDS encoding L,D-transpeptidase family protein encodes the protein MRLMRRAAGGRRTRARRFHRDGAALFAGLAMCGAAEGATFALPAPGVDVVGEIGTAIVAEGETLLDIARAHDLGYNEIAAANPGLDPWLPPPGGAVILPARFVLPAAPRRGIIVNLAEMRLYYYPAPAGSGAVVMTFPIGIGQEGWGTPLGVTEVIGKIKDPSWTVPASIRAEHERMGDPLPGIVPPGPDNPLGAHALRLGLTSYLIHGTNKPYGIGRRASHGCIRLYPEDIETLFRHVTVPTPVWIIDQPYKLGRDGSTLVLEAHAPVADADHPPADYFTPLVSAAAAVSRAADHEKLHELAAGIVKRESGMPEPVAELAAVDATLPQGWMLQLGAFAERGNAARLAEELRAQGAAVTVSANLGDGYCHVLVGPYPGRDGALAAMEEIRQTTGYTGSVVAADRPGALAECQP
- a CDS encoding FAD-dependent oxidoreductase → MNPVIIVGTGLAGYTLAREFRKLDTTTPVMMFTRDGGEFYSKPMLSNALAHDMSPGRLASADAARMAEQLNAVIRTGTEVAAIDAAGRSIEVDGARIPYSRLVLAVGARQIVLSAEGDASDTVFMVNSLDDYARYRAAVARAERVAVIGPGLIGCEFADDLRSAGKRVTVVGPDSTPLGRLLPPRAGAAFRAALEDAGVAWRLGTTVRSITRQGGAWAIALADDSILEADLVLSSIGLRPDTVLASAAGLAVRRGIVVDRCLRTSAADVYALGDCAEVEGRVLPFVMPIMHGARALARTLCGEPTPVSYPAMPVLVKTPSCPVVVSPAPADAAGEWREEAVEGGVRARFIAPDGALLGFALTGAAVAEKQSLTAQLPPVLA
- a CDS encoding VacJ family lipoprotein, with the protein product MGMHGRATDNAGNFPAAHLRLLAAVLCLGAVLLHKQVLAAEPAGDETASQDEASLYEDEYEDEGELIADPLEPMNRAIFAFNDKLYFYVLKPTARVYRVLPQGVRVSVSNFFSNLGAPIRMVNALFQFKLLDAGDELLRFGVNTTAGLGGLFDPAGRYLGLREKEEDFGQTLGRYGVGPGIYLVLPALGPSSARDGIGRFVDGNYFDPVVIVPDETAEVVALKALDAVNYLSLDKDTYEVIKRESLDPYTFVKNAYAQNRAGKVEK